A stretch of Cucumis sativus cultivar 9930 chromosome 2, Cucumber_9930_V3, whole genome shotgun sequence DNA encodes these proteins:
- the LOC101203413 gene encoding auxin-responsive protein SAUR21 yields the protein MGIRLPSVLLSAKQILKMKTVSTRCQSDVPKGHIPVYVGENQRKRFLVPISYLNHPSFVNLLSRAEEEFGFSHPTGGLTIPCKEEAFIDVTSRLHIS from the coding sequence ATGGGAATTCGTTTGCCTTCAGTCCTCCTCAGCGCCAAGCAAATTCTCAAGATGAAAACTGTTTCTACGAGATGTCAGTCTGATGTTCCCAAAGGCCATATTCCGGTATATGTTGGCGAAAACCAAAGAAAGAGGTTTTTGGTTCCCATTTCTTACTTGAATCATCCTTCATTTGTGAATTTGCTTAGTAGAGCTGAAGAAGAGTTTGGATTCAGCCATCCAACAGGAGGTTTGACCATTCCATGCAAAGAAGAAGCCTTCATTGATGTCACTTCGAGATTGCATATTTCATGA
- the LOC105434425 gene encoding auxin-responsive protein SAUR21, giving the protein MGIRLPSVLAAAKQVLKMQSVSARSQSIVPKGHIPVYVGETDRKRFFVPISYLSHPSFVELLNKAEEEFGFSHPTGGLRIPCKEEAFIDVTSKLQSS; this is encoded by the coding sequence ATGGGAATTCGTTTGCCTTCAGTTCTTGCAGCTGCCAAGCAAGTTCTCAAGATGCAGTCTGTCTCAGCAAGATCTCAGTCCATTGTTCCCAAAGGTCACATTCCAGTGTACGTGGGAGAAACCGACAGAAAGCGGTTTTTCGTTCCGATATCGTACTTGAGTCATCCTTCATTCGTAGAGTTGCTCAACAAGGCTGAAGAAGAGTTTGGATTCAGCCACCCAACTGGAGGTTTGAGAATTCCCTGCAAGGAAGAAGCCTTCATTGATGTTACTTCTAAATTGCAAAGTTCATGA
- the LOC116402091 gene encoding auxin-responsive protein SAUR24-like: MGFRLLSLVPHAKQILKMQSGFTKNQLNVPKGHVAVYVGEIQRKRFVVPISYLNDPSFQQLLSHAEEEFGFHHPHGGLTIPCKEDAFVDLTSRLQVA; encoded by the coding sequence ATGGGGTTTAGATTGCTATCTTTGGTTCCTCATGCCAAGCAAATCTTGAAGATGCAGTCAGGGTTTACCAAAAACCAACTGAATGTTCCAAAAGGCCATGTTGCCGTTTATGTGGGAGAGATTCAAAGGAAGCGCTTTGTGGTTCCGATATCTTACTTAAACGATCCATCGTTCCAGCAACTGCTCAGCCATGCAGAGGAAGAGTTTGGCTTTCATCATCCTCATGGGGGTCTAACTATTCCTTGCAAAGAAGATGCCTTTGTTGATCTCACTTCTAGATTGCAAGTAGCTTGA
- the LOC105434422 gene encoding auxin-responsive protein SAUR21: MGIRLPSILLNAKQVLKMQAMSARNQSDVPKGHIAVYVGEIQRKRFVVPISYLKHPSFVDLLNRSEEEFGFCHPMGGLTIPCREDAFINLTARLHTS; encoded by the coding sequence aTGGGAATTCGTTTGCCATCTATTCTTCTTAATGCCAAGCAGGTCCTGAAAATGCAAGCTATGTCTGCCAGAAATCAATCTGATGTTCCCAAAGGCCATATTGCAGTTTACGTGGGAGAGATTCAAAGGAAGAGATTTGTCGTCCCTATATCATACTTGAAGCATCCTTCTTTTGTAGATCTGCTCAATAGATCAGAAGAAGAATTTGGATTTTGCCACCCAATGGGCGGCTTGACGATTCCATGCCGAGAGGATGCTTTCATAAATCTCACTGCCAGGCTGCACACGTcataa
- the LOC116402090 gene encoding auxin-responsive protein SAUR21-like, producing the protein MGIRLQSILLNAKQILKMQAMSARNQSDVPKGHIAVYVGEIQRKRFVVPISYLKNPSFVDLLNRSEEEFGFCHPMGGLTIPCREDAFINLTARLHTS; encoded by the coding sequence ATGGGAATTCGTCTACAATCGATTCTTCTCAACGCCAAGCagattttgaaaatgcaaGCTATGTCAGCCAGAAATCAATCTGATGTTCCCAAAGGCCATATTGCAGTTTACGTGGGAGAGATTCAAAGGAAGAGATTTGTCGTCCCTATATCATACTTGAAGAATCCTTCTTTTGTAGATCTGCTCAATAGATCAGAAGAAGAATTTGGATTTTGCCACCCAATGGGCGGCTTGACGATTCCATGCCGAGAGGATGCTTTCATAAATCTCACTGCCAGGCTGCACACGTCAtga
- the LOC101210944 gene encoding auxin-responsive protein SAUR24, translated as MGIRMPSLLLNAKQIFRMQSVSTRCHSNIPKGHIAVYVGEIERKRFVVPVSYLNHPTFLSLLNRAEEEFGFNHPSGGLTIPCKEDAFIDLTSKLHTS; from the coding sequence ATGGGAATTCGTATGCCTTCGCTTCTCCTTAATGCCAAGCAAATATTCAGAATGCAATCTGTTTCAACAAGATGTCATTCCAACATTCCCAAAGGTCACATTGCAGTTTACGTGGGCGAGATTGAACGGAAGCGATTTGTGGTGCCGGTATCATACTTGAACCATCCTACATTTCTAAGTTTGCTCAACAGAGCTGAAGAAGAGTTTGGATTCAACCATCCAAGTGGGGGTTTGACAATTCCCTGCAAAGAAGATGCCTTCATTGATCTCACTTCAAAATTGCATACCTCTTGA
- the LOC101212655 gene encoding auxin-responsive protein SAUR21 yields the protein MGIRLPSLLLNAKQILKKHVQFDVPKGHIAVYVGDIQRKRFLVPISYLNHPTFMALLKRAEEEFGYNHPMGGLTIPCREDAFMDLTSRLHSS from the coding sequence ATGGGAATCCGATTGCCTTCGCTACTCCTCAATGCCAAGCAAATTCTCAAAAAGCATGTTCAATTTGATGTTCCAAAAGGTCATATAGCAGTTTATGTTGGAGATATCCAAAGGAAGCGGTTTTTAGTTCCGATATCCTACTTGAACCATCCTACATTCATGGCTTTACTTAAGAGAGCTGAAGAAGAGTTTGGATACAATCATCCAATGGGAGGTTTGACAATTCCCTGCAGAGAAGATGCTTTCATGGATCTTACTTCAAGGCTACATAgttcttga
- the LOC105434610 gene encoding auxin-responsive protein SAUR23 gives MGIRFPSVLLSAKQILKMKSVSIRCQSDVPKGHIPVYVGENQRKRFFVPISYLNHPSFVNLLSRAEEEFGFSHPTGGLTIPCKEEAFIDVTSRLHIS, from the coding sequence ATGGGAATCCGTTTTCCTTCGGTCCTCCTCAGTGCCAAGCAGATTCTCAAGATGAAATCTGTTTCTATAAGATGTCAGTCTGATGTTCCCAAAGGCCACATTCCGGTGTATGTTGGAGAAAACCAGAGAAAGCGGTTTTTTGTTCCGATTTCTTACTTGAATCATCCTTCATTTGTGAATTTACTTAGTAGAGCTGAAGAAGAGTTTGGATTCAGCCATCCAACAGGAGGTTTGACCATTCCCTGCAAAGAAGAAGCCTTCATTGATGTCACTTCTAGATTGCATATTTCATGA
- the LOC101211688 gene encoding auxin-responsive protein SAUR23 codes for MGFRLPSILFSAKQILKAQSISGRCQSSVPKGHIAVYVGEIQKKRFLVPISYLNHPSFLDLLRRAEEEFGFNHPTGGLTIPCKEEAFIDVTSRLHTS; via the coding sequence ATGGGATTTCGTTTACCGTCGATTCTCTTTAGTGCCAAGCAAATTCTCAAAGCACAGTCCATTTCTGGGAGATGTCAATCCAGTGTTCCTAAAGGTCACATCGCAGTATACGTGGGAGAAATTCAGAAGAAGCGATTTTTGGTTCCGATATCTTACTTGAACCATCCTTCATTTTTAGACTTGCTAAGGAGGGCTGAAGAAGAGTTTGGATTCAACCACCCAACAGGAGGGTTGACCATTCCCTGCAAAGAAGAAGCCTTCATTGATGTCACTTCTAGATTGCACACTTCATGA
- the LOC101211191 gene encoding 40S ribosomal protein S12, translating into MSADEGAVVAEAPAPALGEPMDIETALQLVLRKSLAHGGLVRGLHESAKAIEKHAAQLCVLGEDCNQPDYVKLVKALCAEHNVNLMTVPSAKTLGEWAGLCKIDSEGKARKVVGCSCVVVKDFGEDHEALHIVQKHVSSN; encoded by the exons ATGTCAGC TGATGAAGGTGCAGTTGTTGCCGAGGCTCCGGCCCCAGCTCTTGGTGAGCCAATGGACATTGAGACTGCATTGCAACTTGTTCTTAGAAAATCATTAGCTCATGGTGGGCTTGTTCGTGGTCTACATGAAAGTGCTAAAGCAATTGAGAAACATGCTGCTCAGCTCTGCGTCTTGGGAGAAGACTGCAACCAGCCAGATTACGTTAAACTTGTTAAGGCACTCTGTGCTGAGCACAATGTAAACCTGATGACAGTTCCAAGTGCTAAGACTCTTGGCGAATGGGCTGGC CTTTGCAAGATTGATTCCGAAGGAAAGGCTAGGAAGGTCGTCGGGTGCTCTTGTGTTGTAGTTAAG GACTTTGGGGAGGATCACGAAGCACTTCACATTGTCCAGAAGCACGTGAGTTCAAATTGA
- the LOC101211923 gene encoding auxin-responsive protein SAUR21: MGVPLLCLVPHAKKILKMQSSFTKNQLDVPKGHVAVYVGEIQRKRFVVPVSYLNDPSFQQLLSRAEEEFGFHHPHGGLTIPCKEDAFVDLTSRLKVA; the protein is encoded by the coding sequence ATGGGGGTTCCATTACTATGTTTGGTTCCTCATGCAAAGAAAATCTTGAAGATGCAGTCAAGTTTTACCAAAAACCAACTGGATGTTCCAAAAGGCCATGTGGCGGTTTACGTGGGAGAGATTCAAAGGAAACGGTTCGTGGTTCCGGTATCTTACTTAAACGATCCATCGTTCCAACAACTGCTCAGCCGTGCAGAGGAAGAGTTTGGCTTCCACCATCCCCATGGGGGTCTAACAATTCCTTGCAAAGAAGATGCCTTTGTTGATCTCACTTCTAGATTGAAAGTAGCTTGA